One Xylanivirga thermophila genomic window, CAGCCATGTCCTTATTGGAAGTTGTTGTAGCATGGATAATAGATGAAAAGGGATGGAATAGAAGAAAGGCATCTATTGGTATTGGAATTTTAGTATTTATAGTAGGTATACCAGCTACATTAGGGTACAGTGTATTGAGTGATGTGAAGTTTTTAGGCATGGATCTATTGGATACCTATGATTTCATTACCAACAATATAGTGCTTCCTATTACCGGCTTATTTACTGCTATTTTTGCGGCATATATATGGAAGGTGGAGTATGCTATGGAAGAGATTAATACTCCTAAAGGTAAGATTACTTTTGGATCCTTTTATAGATTTTTAATAATGGTTATTATCCCCATAGCAGTATGCTTTATCATGATAATGAACCTGATTGAAAAGTTTGGTGCATAATAAAAACATTTAAAAGCTCTATTAATTGTTTAAATTAGTAGGGCTTTTTTTCATGTTTTATGTGATAGTGTGAAAAACATATTGACAATCTTAATTTAATATATTATCATATTAGTACATTATCATAGTAAAGTGGTATAAAGGCTTTGATGAGAAATAGTAGAGATACATTTTTTTACAGAGAGTTCCCGGTTGGTGAGAGGGACATATGAGTGTATTTTGAACACATCTCTGAGCTGGACACCGAAACCTATTAGGTAGTAGGCTGTTGCCGGAATCCTGCACCCGTTATAGTGCTAGAGTATAAGCGTGTATTTATTGTACTCGATAAGGTTGATACTGTGAGGTATCGATGAATAGAGATGGGACCACGAAGGAATACTTTCGTTCTCTAGTGTAAAGCTGGAGGCGGGAGTTTTTTTATTTTTAAATTTAAGTAGGAGGAGAAATATAAATGAAAAAGAAAAATGGTGTTGTAGCTTTATTAGTTATATTAGCTTTAAGCATTATTAGCTTGACAGGTTGTTCAAATGAGACGGCAGCAAAGCAAGATTCTTATGAAGAATTAAAGGAAAAGGGTTTTATAGTAATGGGTATGGATGATACCTTTGCACCTATGGGTTTTAGGGATAGCCAAGGTAATTTAGTCGGTTTTGATGTGGATTTGGCAAATGAGGTATTCAAACGAATCGGTTTGGAAGTAAAATTTCAACCTATAGATTGGTCCATGAAGGAAACAGAATTAAATTCAGGTAATATCGATGTAATTTGGAACGGCTATTCTATCACAGAAGAAAGAAAAGAAAAGGTTTCCTTTACCCAAGCCTATCTGGAGAACAAACAAATAATAATTACATTGGCTGAATCCGATATAGAAAGCAAGGCAGATTTAAAAGATAAGAGGGTAGCAGTTCAAAACGGCTCAAGTACTTTAGAAGCAATAAATAAGGAGCCTTCGATAGTAAAGGGTTTTAAAGGAGGAGAACCGGTTTTATTTGATACAAATAATGAAGCTTTCATGGACTTGGAAGCCAAACGGGCAGATGCCGTTGTGGCAGATGAAGTTCTTGCAAAATACTATATCAAACAAAAGGATCCTAAAGACTATAAAATTCTCGAAGAGGATTTTGGGGAAGAGGAATATGGGATAGGTCTTAGAAAAGGCGATAAGAAATTATTAGAAGCGATTAACAATGCCTTGGATGATTTGAAAGAGGATGGAACTTATAATAAAATTTGCAAAAAATGGTTTGGAGAAAATGATTAAGGTAAGAGGATGATGATATGATCAGCTATATATATACTTTATTGCCGTCTATGATTGATGGACTTATGGGAACCCTGGGCATATTTATTATAACCCTTGTACTATCTATTCCACTGGGAGTGCTTGTTGCCATAGGGAGATTATCAAAAATAAAAATTGTATCTACAATAACTAAATTTTATATATGGGTAATGCGTGGTACACCATTAATGCTTCAGATAGTGTTTGTGTTTTTTGGGTTGCCTATAGTAGGTGTAACCTTTGATAGATTTACTGCTGTGATTATAGCTTTTGTATTGAACTATGGTGCATATTTTGGTGAAATATTCAGAGGTGGTATAGAATCCATTGATAGAGGACAATATGAGGCAGCTAAGGTTTTAGGATTGACTCCGTATAAGACATTTAAAAGGATAATACTTCCTCAGATGTTCAAGATAGTGTTACCTTCCATTGCAAATGAAGTAATCACCCTTGTGAAAGATACTTCATTGGTATATGTAGTAGGGATCGGAGAGTTATTGAGGGCTGGGAAAATTGCTTCGAATCGGGATGTTTCATTAGTTCCATTGGCCTTGGTGGCGGTTATCTATCTGATGTTAACCGCTATATTTACTAAAGCTTTTAATAATATGGAGAAAAAATATTCTTATTATGAATAGGAGGAGCGAAATGCTTTTAGAAATAAATAATCTGAACAAAAGCTTTGGAAAGAAAAAGATACTAAAAGATATAAGCTTTAGAATGGATTCAGGTGAAGTCTTGGCGGTTATAGGGCCATCGGGAGCTGGAAAAACAACGCTCCTCAGATGTATAAATAATCTAGAAAAATGTGATAGCGGTGATATAAAAATTGACGGATCCTATTTATGTAAGGATCTTGGTGGCAAAAGTATATATGCTAGTGTTGATGGAATAAAGACTATACGAAAAAAAATAGGCCTAGTTTTTCAAAACTATAACCTATTTCCCCATATGTCGGTAATGGAAAACATAACAGAGGCTCCTATAAATGTCTTTGGAGTTTCCAAAGAAGAAGCGAGGGATAAGGCTTTAGAACTACTAGAGACCATGGGGCTTGAAGAAAAGGCTGATTCTTATCCATTTGAGCTTTCTGGAGGTCAAAAACAAAGGATAGCTATTGCAAGGGCTTGTGCATTAAATCCTAATATCATGTGTTTAGATGAACCTACTTCTGCTTTAGATCCGGAATTAAGGGAGGAAATAGCAGGTATAATAGAGAAATTAGCAGATAATAGTATGGGTATTTTGATCATAACCCATGATATGACTTTTGCAAAGAGAGTTGCTAATAGGATAATATTTATGGAAGATGGACAGATTCAGCAGGAAGGCACCAAAGAAGCGTTCTTCAGTAATTTCGAAGATGATAGGATAAAAAAGTTTGTGGCTTTATAATTTGAGGGTGATTTTATCTTTTTTACACATATGTTTATTTGGAGTTAAGAATGGCAGATGTAATAATAGTTTCAATAATCATCAGCTATTGGCGATTGGAAATGATAAAATCCTCTTGAATCTTATTGCAAACCATAATTTGCTACAGTATAATATGATTAGAGCATTATTAAACATATGATTGTAATCTGGAGAGGAGAATAAAAAATAGACTCAGAAAGCAGAAGAGAGGCTATCTTAAAGACTATACAAAATAATAATAAACCTATAACAGGTTCTGCCCTTTCCAAGGTATTTGGCGTTAGTCGCCAGGTTATAGTACAGGATATAGCCATATTAAGGGCGGCAGGATATGTTATAATTGCTACTCCGCAAGGGTATATATTACCCCAAAAATTTAATGATAGGCATACTAGGGTCTTGGCTCTTAAGCATAAACCTTGCCAAATACAGGATGAGCTATCTACTATTGTGGATTTAGGCGGGAGTGTAAAGGATGTAGTCATTGAACATCCAGTATATGGAGAGTTTAGAGCTGATCTTATGATAAATTCACCTAGCGATCTTAGAGCCTTTATGGCAAAGATGCAAAAAGAACAAGCAGAACCTTTGTCATCGCTGACAGAAGGTATACATCTCCACACCATAGAGGCAGATAGCGATGATGTTTTGGATAGGATAGAACAGGCGTTGAAAGTAAAAGGATATTTGGTAGAGAATCTCTGATTATAGTTGAATATATTAAAAAATAGTGTATAATATATTAAAAGAAAAAAGTGATGAAGGGAAGTTAAGGTAGTTTGAGTTCTCTAAGAGAGCCGATGGCAGGTGCAAATCGGTAGAACCACTATCGATATTCCGTCCTGGAGCTGTAGGCTGAAAGTAATATTAGGCCGTACCGGATGCCGGGCCGTTATCGCCGGTTGAAGCTGGGGTTTTAACCCAACAAGGGTGGCAACGCGGGTGTATTCTCGTCCCTATAATAGAGGGATGGGATTTTTTTAATTTTGGTAAAAATTTCGGTTAGGAGGGTTATTATGCTGGATATAAAATTTATTCGTTCCAATCATGAAGCGGTAGAGAAGATGCTATCAGACCGTAAAGGGACAGTAGATCTAAAAGAATTCTTAGAATTAGATGGGCAGAGACGTAAATATATAGGGGAGAGCGAACAGCTAAAAAACAAAAGAAATACGGTAAGTCAGGAGATAGCAAAACTCAAAAGGGAGAAAAAAGATGCGACCTCTATTATGAAAGAAATGAAGGAAGTTTCAAAGACCATAAAGGAATATGATGAAAAGTTAAAGGATATAGAAGAAAAATTGGAGGCTATTGTACTTACCATTCCTAATATGCCCCATGAATCTGTACCTGTTGGTAACTCAGACGAGGATAATAAAGAGGTAAGACGTTGGGGAGATCCAAGGGAGTTTGATTTTGAATCTAAAGCCCATTGGGATATAGGGGAAGATCTTGGAATATTAGATTTCGCCACTGGTGCAAAGGTTACGGGTGCTAGGTTTACCTTTTATAAGGGGTTAGGTGCTAGGCTTGAGCGAGCATTAGTAAACTTTATGTTGGATCTTCATATTACACAGCATGGCTACACAGAAGTGTTCCCACCATTTATAGTGCATAGGCGCAGTATGCAGGGTACAGGACAATTACCCAAATTTGAGGAAGATGCATTTAAGATAGCAGGGACTGACTATTTTCTTATACCTACTGCAGAGGTACCAGTTACAAATATGTATAGGGAACAGGTAATAGATGGATCAAAACTTCCAATAAAACATGTTGCCTATAGTGCATGTTTTAGAGCAGAGGCTGGTTCGGCAGGCAGGGATACTAGAGGTCTTATAAGACAGCATCAATTTAACAAGGTAGAGATGGTTAAATTCGTAGAGCCTGAAAATTCATATGAAGAGCTTGAAAAGCTTACAAAGGATGCAGAAGATGTATTAAAGCTTTTGGGCCTTCCGTATAGAGTCGTTACATTGTGTACTGGCGATTTGGGATTTTCTTCAGCTAAGACCTACGACTTGGAAGTATGGATGCCCAGTTATGGTAGATATGTAGAGATATCCTCATGCAGTAACTTTGAGGATTTTCAAGCAAGGAGGGCAAATATAAAATATAGACCTTCTGATAAGGGAAAAGCTGTATATTTGCATACATTGAATGGTTCTGGTGTAGCCATAGGGCGTACTGTAGCTGCTATACTAGAGAATTATCAGCAGCAGGATGGCTCGGTTTTGATTCCGGAAAAACTTATACCTTATATGGGCGGTATAGACAAGATTACAAGGTAATATATTCCAATTTAAAAAGCCTTGGGTTTTGTAAAAATTCAAGGCTTTTTAGGGTTTAGTAGCTTTAAAATTCCTTACTTAAGTATCAGTTTATATGCTTAAGGGCATATTGATTCATTGTAAAAGCTAAAATAATGAATATTGTATGTTGACAACTATTTAGTGTTTTGTTATACTATACAAGTGTCAACAGCACGGAGAGATGTCCGAGTGGTTTATGGAGCTGGTCTTGAAAACCAGTGACACCGCAAGGTGCCGGGGGTTCGAATCCCTCTCTCTCCGCCAATTGAATATTTTATATATATTTGGCTTTTGTTTGGAGAAGTACCCAAGTTGGCCGAAGGGGCGCCCCTGCTAAGGGTGTAGGTCGGTTTTGCCGGCGCGAGGGTTCGAATCCCTCCTTCTCCGCCAAAATTTTCTAGAAGAATTGTGTATAAACACAGTTCTTTTTTTATCTATAAATTCAAAAAGGTATTTCATAAGACATGGCGAAATTAAATAGTGATATAAAAAGTTTAGACATTTACATGTCTAAATATGATAAAAATAGAAAAGAGGTAATTTAATGGGACAAAAAGATATGCTTGAGACGAGACTTTTAAGCTCATTGACTAAGGTATTTGCTGATGAAGAATTGAATGATAAGCCATGGAACAAGGGATCAATGTTAAGCAATGAGGTTTATTCTTTTCAGGTTGCCTATTGCTGGCATGGAGAATTATTAAAAGAAGTTGATGTACATATTGTTTCAGAATTATCACCTTATATTAAAGTTAGAAAAGTCGGACTAGTGCCGTCTGAGATGCCATGTTATGTGGATCATGATGAGAATATTCTACGTTCTACGCCAGGGTTATACCCAGATTCTTTACTACCATTAGATGATGAAAAACTTACATTTTTACCCGAACAATGGCGTTCTATATGGATTACAGTGGATACTTGTGGTAGTGTAGTTGCTAGTACCTATCCAATAGAAATTATCTTTGAAACTGCATCAGGTGAATTGTTGGGCAAAGAGATATTCGAACTGGAATTATTACAGGCGAGATTGCCAAGACAAACCTTGATACAAACGCAGTGGTTCCATACAGATTGTCTGGCAACATGGTATGGAGTTGATGTTTTTAGTGAAGAACATTGGAACCTTATTGATAAATTTATAAAGACTGCAACAAAGCATGGTATCAATATGATTTTAACTCCTATTTTTACTCCTCCCCTTGATACTGAAGTAGGAGGGGAGAGACCTACTGTCCAATTAGTTGATGTTTACAAGGCGGGAGATGCATATAGGTTTGAATTTGATAAGTTAAAAAGATGGATTGAGCTTTGCATTTCAAATGGTGTGGAGTATTTTGAATTCTCCCATCTATTTACTCAATGGGGGGCAAAACATGCACCGAAAATTATGGCTGTAGAGGATGGAGAATATAAGCGTATCTTTGGGTGGGATACAGATGCAGCGGGAGGGGAATATAAAAACTTCTTAGACCAATTTTTACCTGAGTTAATAAACTTTATAAAGGAAAATAATCTAGAGCAGCGTAGCTATTTCCATGTTTCTGATGAGCCGAGTTTGGAACATTTGGATTCCTATAGGAATGCAAGCAATATTTTAAACAAGTACCTAAAGGATTTTCCTGTTATTGATGCACTTTCAAATTATCAGTTTTATGAAGATGGGCTTGTTAAAAAACCTATTCCGGCGACAGACCACATAGAGGCCTTTTTAGAAAACAATGTTGAGAATCTGTGGGCATATTACTGCTGTGGCCAATATAAGGAAGTATCAAATCGTTTCTTTAACATGCCTTCTGCAAGAAATAGAATCCTTGGTATACAGCTATATAAGTTTAATATCGAAGGTTTTCTCCAGTGGGGATATAATTTTTGGTATTCCCAATATTCCCGTTATCCAATCAATCCTTTCTGTGTAACGGATGCAGGATATGGTTTTCCATCAGGAGATGCATTTGTAGTTTATCCGGGGAAGGACGGTCCTTTGGAATCTTTAAGGCTAGAGGTGTTCTATGAAGCCATTCAGGATTTACGTGCACTTAAACTATTGGAAGATTTAATAGGAAGAGAAGCCGTTTTAGATATGCTTGAAGCCGGATTGGATGCTCCTATAACATTTAGTCAATATCCAAAGGATATGGAATGGATATTATCAAAGAGAGAGCAGATTAATCGCAAAATTGCGGAATGTAGTAAATATTAAATATTTCTAACAAAACAGTAATCTCCCTATCAATTTAGATCGTATATTTGTATTATAATAGTAGCGAGCAAATAGAGGGGGAGAGACTGTGTCTAAAAAAATGGCAATTATTAATAAAATATTTTTATTGTTTGCTATCATTATATTACTGCCTATTAGTACTGGATGTATGGCAAAAAAAGATCATTTGTTATTATCCGAAGACAATGAAGAGAAAATAGTGCATGTAGATGTTCAATTGGATGATAAACAAATAGGGACTGGTAACAACGAGGATTTGACTTTTACAGATAAAGGGACAGATCTAAAGCCAGTTAAAAAAGTGGCCTATGAAGGACCGGTTCAGCATATATTTTTTCATCCCCTTATAGCTTTTCCTGAGCTGGCTTTTGACGGGGATAGTATGGAAAAGGGTTATAATGATTATTTTGTCACGGTGGATGAATTTAATAAGGTAATAAAAAGTTTATATGAAAAAGATTTTATCTTAATCGATATAAATTCTCTCATTGACGAGATAGAAGAAGATGGCAATAAGGTAATAAAGAAAAAGCAGCTTATGCTCCCGGAAGGGAAAAAACCGCTTATAATATCCATTGATGATCTAAATTACTATAAATATATGTTGGAAAATGGGAATGTATATAAATTAATATTGGACCAGGACGGTAATATAGCTACCTATTCAATTACGCCTCAAGGTGATGAACTTATTTCCCGTGATAATGAGATAGTGCCCTTGCTGGATAAGTTTGTTTTAGAGCATCCAGACTTTTCCCACGATGGAGCAAAGGGTGTAATTGCCCTTACTGGTTATGAAGGGGTACTGGGTTACAGAACCAACAAAAAGGATTCTCCTGAGTTTGAAAAGGAGAAAGAAGGTGCATTGAAGGTAATAAAGCATCTAAAAGAGACGGGCTGGACTTTTGCTTCACATGGTTATGGCCATCTTGATGCATCTAGGGTAAGTAAGGAAAAACTAGTAAGGGATACTAGACGCTGGCGGGAGGAGGTAGGCAGTCTCGTTGGACCTACATCTGTATATATATATCCCTATGGAAGCCGGGTACTTCCTGGAGATCCTAAATTTGATGTCCTTGTGGATGAAGGTTTTAATATATTATGTGCAGTTGGATCAGGCCCGTATGAAAAATTTGCAAAGAGGGCATATATGCAGGATAGAAGGCATATTGACGGCATAGCGTTTCTTACACAGAGAAATAGATTTTTAGACCTGTTTGACAGTGCAGCGCTGGTGGACCCTGTAAGGCCGGAGCAGATAAAAGAATAGAGTTATAATATTTAAGTACTTTGGGAAAAAATATATATATTCTATCTGAAAGGTAGGTGCATGATGACAAAATTAACTTGTTCAGTATGTGGCATGCCTTGTGATAAGGATGTGGTTAGTAATTGCCCGGAATGTGCTGCTATCTTATGCGAAGAGTGCAGTGAGATCTATGGTGGTTATTGCGAGAAGTGCCAGGATATTTTTTCCCAACAATATGATGATTGAAAAGGACGCCATATATGGCGTCCTTTTCAATATAGATATTTTTATATGGTATGATACTCCTAATGGATATAAAACTTGACAAATATGAGATAATGCTGTAATATATAAAACCGTAGGGTGCAATATGGACAGAATATGAGGGAAAAAGAATATGGTATGTTGCCTATATGTAAATAAACATACGGACTACATAAAGCTGATCGATAAAAAGATATAGGTTATAGTAAAAAAGGAAACAAGCCTAGATGTTTTCCGGAAATGACAACTAGCAATTTCTTCTTTGATACCGGAAACAATTAGGGCTTTAAGTTTCATTAAAATATAAATTTACCATATGAAATGGAGGTTGCTAGAATGAAGACTAAAAGATTTAAAAAAATTGCACTCTTTTTATCAACAATCCTGGTTTTCTCATTCTTATTCACCGCTTGTGGTGAAAAGGAGGATGCAGATATGCCTCAGGATGCAGGTACAGAACAGCAACAGGATGCAAATGATGTAGACAATACTGAGGATCTAGAAGACACTAAAGATGAAGACACCGAGGATGAAGATGCCGAAGATGCTGAAGACGAGGTTGAGGATGCTGACGCGGAAGACGACGCCAGTGATGATGAGGATACAGATAGTGAAGATTAAGAATTAAATTGGGCTGGTTTTAAAACCAGCCCAATTATTTTTGCGTTTTGTATTGACATATGTCCCTAAGTACATTATAATAATGTGGTGTCCGATAGGTACCTGTAGCTCAGTTGGATAGAGTGTCTGACTACGAATCAGAAGGTCGGGGGTTCGAATCCCTCCAGGTACACCATTTAAAGGGCGTAAGCTGATGATTGTAAAATAATTTACAATCATCAGCTTTTTTAATACAAATAATTTTAAAAATTAGAATTTGAATATTATACCAACTATTGCCGCTGCTATAAGATATACTATTGGATGCTTCTTATATTTGTTTATAAGGTATAAGATAACGGCAAATAATATAATGGACTTAATATTGAATAAATCTAGAAAATTGGTAGTTTTTAAATATCTATTTACATTAAATAATGAGATCTTTGCAACCTCAAAGCCAGCTGCACCGATAAGTCCTGTAACTGCCGGTCTTAATCCATAAAAGCCTGCTTGAACTATAGGCTTTTCATTGAATTTTGTAAGATAACGGGCTATTATTA contains:
- a CDS encoding amino acid ABC transporter substrate-binding protein — protein: MKKKNGVVALLVILALSIISLTGCSNETAAKQDSYEELKEKGFIVMGMDDTFAPMGFRDSQGNLVGFDVDLANEVFKRIGLEVKFQPIDWSMKETELNSGNIDVIWNGYSITEERKEKVSFTQAYLENKQIIITLAESDIESKADLKDKRVAVQNGSSTLEAINKEPSIVKGFKGGEPVLFDTNNEAFMDLEAKRADAVVADEVLAKYYIKQKDPKDYKILEEDFGEEEYGIGLRKGDKKLLEAINNALDDLKEDGTYNKICKKWFGEND
- a CDS encoding amino acid ABC transporter permease; protein product: MSYIYTLLPSMIDGLMGTLGIFIITLVLSIPLGVLVAIGRLSKIKIVSTITKFYIWVMRGTPLMLQIVFVFFGLPIVGVTFDRFTAVIIAFVLNYGAYFGEIFRGGIESIDRGQYEAAKVLGLTPYKTFKRIILPQMFKIVLPSIANEVITLVKDTSLVYVVGIGELLRAGKIASNRDVSLVPLALVAVIYLMLTAIFTKAFNNMEKKYSYYE
- a CDS encoding amino acid ABC transporter ATP-binding protein yields the protein MLLEINNLNKSFGKKKILKDISFRMDSGEVLAVIGPSGAGKTTLLRCINNLEKCDSGDIKIDGSYLCKDLGGKSIYASVDGIKTIRKKIGLVFQNYNLFPHMSVMENITEAPINVFGVSKEEARDKALELLETMGLEEKADSYPFELSGGQKQRIAIARACALNPNIMCLDEPTSALDPELREEIAGIIEKLADNSMGILIITHDMTFAKRVANRIIFMEDGQIQQEGTKEAFFSNFEDDRIKKFVAL
- a CDS encoding 3H domain-containing protein produces the protein MALKHKPCQIQDELSTIVDLGGSVKDVVIEHPVYGEFRADLMINSPSDLRAFMAKMQKEQAEPLSSLTEGIHLHTIEADSDDVLDRIEQALKVKGYLVENL
- the serS gene encoding serine--tRNA ligase, whose amino-acid sequence is MLDIKFIRSNHEAVEKMLSDRKGTVDLKEFLELDGQRRKYIGESEQLKNKRNTVSQEIAKLKREKKDATSIMKEMKEVSKTIKEYDEKLKDIEEKLEAIVLTIPNMPHESVPVGNSDEDNKEVRRWGDPREFDFESKAHWDIGEDLGILDFATGAKVTGARFTFYKGLGARLERALVNFMLDLHITQHGYTEVFPPFIVHRRSMQGTGQLPKFEEDAFKIAGTDYFLIPTAEVPVTNMYREQVIDGSKLPIKHVAYSACFRAEAGSAGRDTRGLIRQHQFNKVEMVKFVEPENSYEELEKLTKDAEDVLKLLGLPYRVVTLCTGDLGFSSAKTYDLEVWMPSYGRYVEISSCSNFEDFQARRANIKYRPSDKGKAVYLHTLNGSGVAIGRTVAAILENYQQQDGSVLIPEKLIPYMGGIDKITR
- a CDS encoding DUF4091 domain-containing protein; amino-acid sequence: MGQKDMLETRLLSSLTKVFADEELNDKPWNKGSMLSNEVYSFQVAYCWHGELLKEVDVHIVSELSPYIKVRKVGLVPSEMPCYVDHDENILRSTPGLYPDSLLPLDDEKLTFLPEQWRSIWITVDTCGSVVASTYPIEIIFETASGELLGKEIFELELLQARLPRQTLIQTQWFHTDCLATWYGVDVFSEEHWNLIDKFIKTATKHGINMILTPIFTPPLDTEVGGERPTVQLVDVYKAGDAYRFEFDKLKRWIELCISNGVEYFEFSHLFTQWGAKHAPKIMAVEDGEYKRIFGWDTDAAGGEYKNFLDQFLPELINFIKENNLEQRSYFHVSDEPSLEHLDSYRNASNILNKYLKDFPVIDALSNYQFYEDGLVKKPIPATDHIEAFLENNVENLWAYYCCGQYKEVSNRFFNMPSARNRILGIQLYKFNIEGFLQWGYNFWYSQYSRYPINPFCVTDAGYGFPSGDAFVVYPGKDGPLESLRLEVFYEAIQDLRALKLLEDLIGREAVLDMLEAGLDAPITFSQYPKDMEWILSKREQINRKIAECSKY
- a CDS encoding polysaccharide deacetylase family protein, whose translation is MSKKMAIINKIFLLFAIIILLPISTGCMAKKDHLLLSEDNEEKIVHVDVQLDDKQIGTGNNEDLTFTDKGTDLKPVKKVAYEGPVQHIFFHPLIAFPELAFDGDSMEKGYNDYFVTVDEFNKVIKSLYEKDFILIDINSLIDEIEEDGNKVIKKKQLMLPEGKKPLIISIDDLNYYKYMLENGNVYKLILDQDGNIATYSITPQGDELISRDNEIVPLLDKFVLEHPDFSHDGAKGVIALTGYEGVLGYRTNKKDSPEFEKEKEGALKVIKHLKETGWTFASHGYGHLDASRVSKEKLVRDTRRWREEVGSLVGPTSVYIYPYGSRVLPGDPKFDVLVDEGFNILCAVGSGPYEKFAKRAYMQDRRHIDGIAFLTQRNRFLDLFDSAALVDPVRPEQIKE
- a CDS encoding chromate transporter, coding for MIYIIMFLEFFKIGFFSVGGGLATLPFLQELAYKYGWITPNELVDMIALSESTPGPIGINMATYVGYKTAGVLGGIIATLGLITPSIIIIIIIARYLTKFNEKPIVQAGFYGLRPAVTGLIGAAGFEVAKISLFNVNRYLKTTNFLDLFNIKSIILFAVILYLINKYKKHPIVYLIAAAIVGIIFKF